A window of the Parabacteroides merdae ATCC 43184 genome harbors these coding sequences:
- a CDS encoding FecR family protein: MSIKQKTMSPYIKKPFKQMGKDYTKYKADELLNDDYFLQSELYPTENNRKFWYQLQQTDNTFSKEIEVARLFLKGIKNYSTNSILSIDEEKELWKRIQTANASYEKHKKKIHFLKIAASVAASLLIISVYGWHTLHDQKQVVNYEAMINSIPQVDNPSENVQLILSKGKQISIEGKDIQLEYTKEGNINVNSEEKSIKKEEEKNDGIQSFNQLIVPIGKRTSITFTDGSKIWVNSGSKVIYPAQFTTDSREIFIEGEIYLDIVHDEKRPFIVKTRKMEIRDLGTQFCVSAYNNDANSHVVLVKGKVEIETKGKRKNTLSPNQLFLYDNKKDKESVHQVNTQDYVAWKDGYYQFNHQKLDTVLEKLCKYYGIKIHWDEKVGELTCSGKLDLKENPEKVLNALQNAAPIKVEQIDEQIHIFIVKH, from the coding sequence ATGAGTATAAAACAGAAAACAATGTCTCCTTATATAAAAAAGCCTTTTAAACAAATGGGGAAAGACTATACGAAATATAAGGCAGACGAGTTACTGAACGACGATTATTTTCTGCAATCGGAATTATATCCGACAGAAAATAATCGGAAGTTTTGGTATCAACTTCAGCAAACAGACAACACTTTTTCCAAAGAGATCGAAGTCGCTCGCCTTTTTCTTAAAGGCATAAAAAATTACTCAACAAATAGTATCCTATCAATTGACGAAGAAAAAGAATTATGGAAACGCATACAGACGGCCAATGCATCATACGAAAAACACAAAAAGAAAATTCATTTTCTAAAAATAGCAGCTTCTGTCGCAGCATCCTTATTGATAATTTCCGTTTATGGATGGCATACTTTACATGATCAGAAACAAGTAGTTAATTATGAAGCAATGATAAATTCTATCCCACAAGTAGATAATCCATCAGAGAATGTTCAGCTGATCCTTTCAAAAGGGAAACAAATATCTATTGAAGGGAAAGATATCCAATTGGAATATACAAAAGAAGGAAACATTAATGTAAACTCTGAAGAAAAAAGCATAAAAAAAGAAGAGGAGAAAAACGATGGAATCCAATCTTTCAATCAACTAATTGTCCCGATAGGTAAACGTACTTCTATTACATTTACTGATGGAAGCAAAATTTGGGTGAATTCAGGTTCAAAAGTGATCTACCCCGCTCAATTTACCACCGATAGTCGGGAAATATTTATAGAAGGAGAAATCTATCTTGACATAGTACATGATGAAAAAAGGCCTTTCATTGTAAAAACCAGAAAGATGGAAATCAGAGACCTTGGTACTCAGTTCTGTGTCTCTGCCTACAATAATGATGCAAACAGCCATGTCGTACTGGTAAAAGGAAAAGTTGAAATCGAAACAAAAGGAAAAAGGAAAAATACATTAAGTCCCAATCAGTTGTTCCTGTATGACAACAAGAAAGACAAAGAATCCGTACACCAAGTAAATACACAAGATTATGTTGCCTGGAAAGACGGGTATTATCAATTCAATCACCAGAAGTTAGACACTGTACTGGAAAAGCTCTGTAAATACTATGGGATCAAAATCCATTGGGACGAAAAAGTCGGTGAACTCACTTGCAGCGGAAAGCTGGATCTGAAAGAGAATCCGGAGAAAGTACTCAATGCTCTTCAGAACGCAGCCCCGATCAAAGTTGAGCAAATAGACGAACAGATTCATATTTTTATTGTTAAACATTAA
- a CDS encoding RNA polymerase sigma factor produces the protein MQEDESKIKWSQFLAGDNEAYCWIYKVYIQMLFRYGHNFTSDTELIKDCIQDVFTGLYKNRERLIVPNNIKVYLFVAIKNCIQRTLYKESIYERSAMEQVPFLLEPTVEDEFVNNEQYNNQQKKVKEILSILTPRQKEIIYYRFIQEMSMEDICILMDINYQSAQNLIQRSLKKIKQNHSSFGLYLLLLYLSMKYQ, from the coding sequence ATGCAGGAAGATGAAAGCAAAATAAAATGGAGTCAGTTCCTAGCCGGCGATAATGAGGCTTATTGCTGGATATACAAAGTCTACATACAAATGCTGTTCCGTTACGGACACAACTTTACCTCCGATACGGAACTTATAAAAGATTGCATCCAGGATGTTTTTACCGGATTATACAAAAACAGAGAGCGTCTCATCGTTCCCAATAATATCAAAGTGTATCTGTTCGTTGCCATAAAAAACTGCATCCAACGAACTCTTTATAAAGAATCAATCTATGAAAGAAGTGCAATGGAACAAGTTCCATTTTTACTCGAACCAACTGTTGAAGACGAATTCGTCAATAATGAACAATACAATAATCAACAAAAAAAAGTTAAAGAAATCCTTTCTATTCTGACTCCCCGCCAAAAAGAGATCATATATTACCGATTCATTCAAGAAATGAGTATGGAAGATATCTGTATATTGATGGATATAAACTACCAATCTGCACAAAACCTAATACAACGGTCATTAAAAAAAATCAAACAAAATCACAGTTCTTTCGGATTATATCTTCTACTGCTCTACCTTTCAATGAAATATCAATAA
- a CDS encoding FecR family protein gives MDRETLYKFFEGAASYEEEVRIRQWMEHSPENRREFLKERKIFDSMLLLGDEKTIEEKMRHKSWSLSSLGTELIKIAVAVAVTLGLSLLYQFVSDKNGVVPMQSIYVPTGQRVNITLSDGTNVWLNARTKIVYPAVFDKSVRQVAVDGEAYFDVAKDKKRPFIVETGKCNMEVLGTKFNVEGYSDKDDFEVTLMEGSVRVASRIGLGDTLMLKPDSKACLQKDGRLKVIPVDDYNPYRWKEGLICFRNESFLSIMNDLEKYFGVSIVVENKNVLKYYFTGKFRQADGIDYALRVLQRDIRFKYERDDENQIIYIR, from the coding sequence ATGGACAGGGAAACGTTATATAAGTTCTTTGAAGGAGCCGCTTCTTATGAAGAAGAAGTCCGGATCCGGCAATGGATGGAACATTCCCCGGAAAACAGACGAGAATTCTTGAAAGAGAGAAAGATATTCGACTCGATGTTGCTTCTTGGCGATGAAAAAACGATCGAAGAAAAGATGCGACACAAGTCATGGAGCTTGAGTTCTCTTGGAACTGAGTTAATCAAGATTGCGGTAGCTGTCGCTGTGACATTGGGGCTTAGCTTATTATATCAATTTGTTTCAGATAAAAATGGAGTTGTGCCGATGCAATCCATTTATGTTCCTACCGGACAACGGGTGAACATCACGCTGTCGGACGGGACGAATGTCTGGCTGAATGCTCGGACGAAGATCGTTTACCCGGCTGTGTTCGACAAGTCCGTACGCCAGGTAGCGGTAGACGGAGAAGCCTATTTCGATGTAGCCAAAGATAAGAAAAGGCCTTTTATCGTGGAAACGGGCAAATGTAATATGGAAGTGCTGGGAACAAAATTTAATGTGGAAGGCTATTCCGATAAAGACGATTTCGAGGTTACGTTGATGGAAGGAAGTGTGCGAGTTGCCTCCCGTATCGGTCTGGGGGATACATTGATGTTGAAGCCGGACAGCAAAGCTTGCCTGCAAAAGGACGGCAGGCTGAAAGTCATTCCGGTTGACGATTACAATCCCTATCGTTGGAAAGAAGGACTGATATGTTTTCGGAACGAATCATTCCTCTCGATCATGAATGATCTGGAGAAATATTTCGGAGTTAGCATAGTTGTTGAGAATAAGAATGTATTGAAATACTATTTCACGGGAAAGTTCAGGCAAGCAGACGGTATCGACTATGCGTTGAGGGTATTGCAGAGGGATATTCGTTTCAAGTATGAACGGGACGATGAAAATCAGATTATTTATATTAGGTGA
- a CDS encoding family 20 glycosylhydrolase, producing MKIQLLIISLLFMTNGFCARGLDKAFQLLPQPQSVELLPGKGIMYTDLKFVSAASDTLVPILGALTDVLPRAGHMGKGLFLQLSESNVPDSPEGYVLEVNDKGVTVTARTEAGLFYGCQTLEQLLEDSRDFDLEIPQMKITDYPAIAYRAVHLDTKHHLDRMEYYYRMIDRLARYKVNAIIWELEDKLRFTRRPEVAAPNAISKQEMQALCRYAKERNVEICPLVQGLGHAGFILKHHWELRENPDSDWEFCPSDPRTYEVQFDLYLDALEAMPYGKYLHVGGDEITAIGIDDRCKATGKTAFELQMIWLKNVCQFAVDHGRIPIFWDDMPLKYAGIWELALSDKSEEEVVKVWNTDKLDEAIGLFPKECVYMRWKYEDATTPAHRRLLEWYHDKGLKVMGATAASAGDSPFMPRRNTRSEYVKGFSQLVADNQLEGILATAWDDGSPHLETVWRGFIAQGEFGWNPSARDIEAFKKAHAQREYGFRPEDNRMAFLDELEKAVFFFDGALVTSGRRNPAWGTTAFTLMELPDKTKPGAWSELYKDKIAQAKIEAGRYEKIVQGIRTAQAEALRNRYTLQVYEQTNNLQNYPVRLILALNAYDTAKDDAAREAALEKVAEVCSYFDVMRSNLESVYSETRFMEQPEGFISDLNHHNHLASKTNNSDWWYYYEIPMVKKVRAWMK from the coding sequence ATGAAAATACAACTATTAATCATAAGTCTGTTGTTTATGACAAATGGCTTCTGTGCCCGTGGCTTGGACAAGGCGTTTCAGCTCCTGCCCCAACCTCAATCTGTCGAACTGCTTCCGGGAAAAGGAATTATGTATACCGATCTTAAATTTGTATCGGCCGCATCAGACACACTTGTCCCTATATTGGGAGCGTTGACGGATGTCCTTCCCCGTGCAGGACATATGGGAAAGGGATTGTTCTTACAACTTTCCGAATCGAACGTGCCTGATTCGCCCGAAGGATATGTTTTGGAGGTGAATGATAAAGGTGTGACAGTCACGGCCCGCACAGAAGCCGGACTGTTTTACGGTTGCCAAACGTTAGAGCAGTTGTTGGAAGATAGCCGGGATTTTGACCTGGAAATTCCGCAGATGAAGATAACTGATTATCCGGCTATCGCCTACCGTGCCGTCCATCTTGATACGAAGCATCATCTGGACCGGATGGAATATTATTACCGGATGATCGACAGGTTGGCACGTTATAAAGTGAATGCGATTATCTGGGAACTGGAAGATAAACTGCGCTTTACTCGCCGTCCGGAAGTCGCAGCTCCGAATGCGATCAGCAAGCAGGAGATGCAGGCGCTCTGCCGGTATGCGAAGGAACGGAATGTCGAGATCTGTCCACTTGTGCAAGGACTCGGCCATGCCGGTTTTATATTGAAACATCATTGGGAACTGCGTGAGAATCCGGACAGCGATTGGGAATTCTGTCCGTCCGATCCGCGTACATACGAGGTGCAGTTCGATCTTTATCTGGATGCGCTTGAAGCCATGCCGTACGGGAAATATCTGCATGTCGGTGGGGATGAGATCACGGCGATCGGAATCGACGACCGTTGCAAGGCTACAGGCAAGACTGCTTTCGAATTGCAGATGATCTGGTTGAAGAATGTCTGCCAGTTTGCTGTAGACCATGGTCGTATTCCTATATTTTGGGATGATATGCCGTTAAAATATGCCGGTATATGGGAACTTGCGTTAAGCGATAAATCCGAAGAGGAAGTGGTGAAGGTCTGGAACACCGACAAACTGGATGAGGCGATCGGTTTGTTTCCGAAAGAATGCGTGTATATGCGTTGGAAATATGAGGATGCGACGACGCCTGCCCATCGACGCCTTTTGGAATGGTATCATGATAAGGGGCTGAAGGTGATGGGGGCGACGGCTGCTTCTGCCGGTGACTCGCCTTTTATGCCGCGCCGGAATACCCGTTCGGAATACGTGAAAGGATTCAGCCAGTTGGTTGCCGACAATCAACTGGAAGGAATATTGGCGACTGCTTGGGATGACGGTTCGCCGCATCTGGAAACGGTATGGAGGGGGTTCATTGCACAAGGAGAATTCGGTTGGAATCCGTCGGCACGGGATATCGAAGCGTTTAAAAAAGCACATGCACAGCGGGAATATGGTTTTCGCCCGGAGGATAACCGGATGGCCTTTCTGGATGAACTGGAGAAGGCGGTCTTTTTCTTCGATGGCGCGTTGGTGACTTCCGGACGCCGCAATCCGGCGTGGGGCACGACTGCTTTCACATTGATGGAGTTGCCGGACAAGACGAAACCGGGGGCATGGAGCGAACTGTATAAAGATAAAATTGCACAGGCAAAGATTGAAGCCGGACGTTACGAGAAGATAGTCCAGGGTATCAGAACGGCGCAGGCGGAGGCATTACGCAATCGCTATACGCTGCAAGTCTATGAACAGACGAATAACCTGCAAAACTATCCGGTGCGCCTCATCCTGGCCTTGAACGCTTATGACACGGCAAAGGACGATGCAGCCCGGGAAGCGGCTTTGGAGAAAGTCGCAGAGGTGTGTAGTTATTTCGATGTCATGCGCTCCAACCTGGAATCGGTCTATTCCGAAACTCGCTTCATGGAGCAGCCTGAAGGTTTCATCTCTGATCTGAACCATCACAATCATCTGGCTTCTAAAACGAACAATAGCGATTGGTGGTATTATTACGAGATTCCGATGGTGAAGAAAGTCCGCGCGTGGATGAAATAG
- a CDS encoding glycoside hydrolase family 2 TIM barrel-domain containing protein codes for MKKITFSILFVWLSLSLWAARQPEFSTAGFFRLDNSGREVYSMNPAWRFHKGAVEGAETKEFNDKDWTVVSLPDGIEYLPTEASGCINYQGEVWYRKHFTPDAALKGKKLFLHFEAIMGKSKVFVNGKLLTEHFGGYLPVIADVTDVLDWNGDNVIAVWADNSDDPSYPPGKAQDVLDYTYFGGIYRDCWLIAHNNVFITDPNYENEVAGGGLFVAFGKVSDALAEVQLKIHVRNATKNPFSGRVEYMLLQPDGTEVARLSDKIQVKVGRATTVSDRMPVKQPMLWTPSTPTLYNLLVRVLDKEGNVIDGYRRRIGIRSIEFKGKDGFYLNGRPYGKPLIGANRHQDFAVVGNAVANSIHWRDAKKLKDVGMEIIRNAHCPQDPAFMDACDELGLFVIVNTPGWQFWNDAPEFAQRVYSDIRNVVRRDRNHPSVWLWEPILNETWYPADFAKNTRDIVDAEYPYPYCYSGSDSEARGHENFPVYFAHPANMQDASKEIDPTKTYFTREWGDNVDDWSSHNSPSRVARNWGEQPMRVQAQHYACPYYPVTSYDVLYKQSPQHVGGCLWHSFDHQRGYHPDPFYGGLMDVFRQPKYSYYMFMAQRPAVKNDRNAGSGPMVYIAHEMTPFSGKDVTVYSNCDEVRLTFNKGGKTYTYKKDKNRPGMPSPVITFPDVYDFMVDKAFSRTQKQDDVYLLAEGLIDGKVVATHKVVPARRPEKILLWMDNEGTDLKADGSDFVTVVAAVADKNGNIKRLNNYNIRFSIEGEGRLLGGPGVLANPVPVKWGTAPVLVQSTLKPGKIRITASVLFEGSQMPISGELEFESKPSVFPLVYDAADAARIPLGSASAGQNTASKTDAEREVERLRKELNTLKLKEVERQQSEFGEKE; via the coding sequence ATGAAGAAAATTACATTCAGTATCCTGTTTGTCTGGCTTAGCCTGTCCCTGTGGGCAGCCCGGCAGCCGGAGTTTTCGACAGCCGGCTTTTTCCGCCTCGATAATAGCGGGCGGGAAGTCTATTCGATGAATCCTGCCTGGCGCTTCCATAAAGGTGCGGTGGAAGGTGCGGAAACAAAAGAATTTAATGATAAAGACTGGACGGTTGTCTCCCTGCCGGACGGTATCGAATATTTGCCGACCGAGGCGAGTGGTTGTATCAATTACCAAGGGGAGGTCTGGTATCGCAAGCATTTTACGCCCGATGCCGCTCTGAAAGGGAAGAAACTTTTTCTGCATTTCGAGGCCATTATGGGCAAAAGTAAGGTGTTCGTGAACGGCAAACTGTTGACGGAGCATTTCGGCGGTTACCTGCCTGTCATAGCCGATGTGACGGATGTGCTGGATTGGAATGGCGATAATGTGATTGCCGTCTGGGCGGATAACAGCGACGATCCTTCCTATCCTCCCGGAAAGGCGCAGGACGTGTTGGACTATACCTATTTCGGCGGCATCTACCGGGATTGCTGGTTGATCGCGCATAACAATGTGTTTATCACCGATCCAAATTATGAAAACGAGGTAGCAGGAGGCGGCTTGTTCGTCGCTTTCGGAAAGGTTTCGGATGCCTTGGCGGAAGTTCAGTTAAAGATACATGTGCGCAATGCTACGAAGAACCCTTTTTCCGGTCGGGTGGAATATATGCTGTTGCAGCCGGATGGCACCGAAGTCGCCCGGCTGAGTGACAAGATACAGGTGAAGGTGGGTAGGGCAACTACTGTTTCCGACCGGATGCCGGTGAAGCAGCCGATGCTTTGGACCCCTTCGACACCGACCTTGTATAACCTGCTGGTGCGGGTACTTGATAAGGAAGGAAATGTGATCGACGGTTACCGCCGCCGTATCGGAATCCGCAGCATTGAGTTTAAAGGGAAAGACGGCTTCTACCTGAATGGCAGACCGTACGGCAAACCGTTGATCGGAGCTAACCGCCACCAGGATTTTGCGGTTGTCGGAAACGCTGTCGCAAATAGTATTCATTGGCGGGATGCCAAGAAACTGAAAGATGTCGGGATGGAGATCATCCGTAATGCTCACTGTCCGCAAGATCCGGCTTTTATGGACGCCTGCGATGAGTTGGGCTTGTTCGTGATCGTCAATACGCCCGGCTGGCAGTTCTGGAATGACGCGCCCGAATTTGCACAGCGTGTGTATAGCGATATCCGCAATGTCGTGCGCCGCGACCGTAACCATCCTTCGGTCTGGCTGTGGGAACCGATCCTGAACGAGACTTGGTATCCGGCTGATTTCGCCAAGAACACCCGTGATATCGTGGATGCCGAATATCCGTATCCTTATTGTTATAGCGGAAGTGACAGCGAAGCACGCGGGCATGAGAATTTCCCGGTCTATTTTGCCCATCCCGCCAATATGCAGGATGCTTCGAAAGAGATCGATCCGACGAAGACCTACTTTACCCGCGAATGGGGCGACAATGTGGATGATTGGAGCTCACACAATTCGCCGAGTCGTGTAGCCCGTAACTGGGGAGAACAGCCGATGCGCGTACAGGCACAGCATTATGCCTGCCCTTATTATCCGGTGACCAGCTACGATGTTCTTTATAAGCAGTCTCCGCAGCATGTCGGCGGTTGTCTCTGGCATTCGTTCGACCATCAGCGCGGTTACCATCCTGATCCTTTCTATGGTGGTTTGATGGATGTCTTCCGCCAGCCGAAATATTCATATTATATGTTTATGGCGCAACGTCCGGCAGTCAAGAATGACCGAAATGCCGGAAGCGGGCCGATGGTGTATATCGCCCATGAGATGACGCCTTTCTCCGGCAAGGATGTAACGGTCTATTCCAATTGTGACGAGGTTCGTCTCACGTTCAACAAGGGTGGAAAGACTTATACTTATAAGAAAGACAAGAACCGTCCCGGAATGCCTTCTCCGGTTATCACTTTCCCGGATGTCTATGATTTTATGGTGGACAAGGCTTTTTCAAGAACTCAAAAACAAGATGATGTCTATCTGCTTGCCGAGGGTTTGATCGACGGCAAGGTCGTAGCTACACATAAAGTCGTACCTGCCCGTCGCCCCGAAAAAATCCTGTTGTGGATGGATAATGAAGGCACGGACCTGAAAGCCGATGGTTCCGATTTCGTTACGGTAGTGGCAGCCGTCGCTGATAAGAATGGGAATATCAAACGGCTGAATAACTATAATATCCGTTTTTCTATTGAAGGTGAAGGACGTTTGTTAGGTGGTCCAGGAGTACTGGCAAATCCGGTTCCCGTAAAATGGGGAACTGCGCCTGTCTTGGTTCAGTCTACCTTGAAACCGGGTAAGATACGGATTACGGCGAGTGTCCTGTTCGAAGGTTCGCAAATGCCGATAAGTGGTGAACTTGAGTTCGAATCGAAGCCGTCTGTTTTCCCGTTGGTCTATGATGCTGCGGATGCTGCCCGCATCCCGCTTGGTAGTGCTTCGGCCGGACAGAACACCGCTTCCAAAACGGATGCAGAACGGGAAGTGGAACGTCTGCGCAAGGAGTTGAACACCTTGAAACTTAAAGAGGTGGAACGGCAGCAGTCGGAGTTTGGTGAAAAAGAGTAG